A region from the Falco peregrinus isolate bFalPer1 chromosome 19, bFalPer1.pri, whole genome shotgun sequence genome encodes:
- the MRPL24 gene encoding LOW QUALITY PROTEIN: 39S ribosomal protein L24, mitochondrial (The sequence of the model RefSeq protein was modified relative to this genomic sequence to represent the inferred CDS: inserted 1 base in 1 codon; deleted 1 base in 1 codon) has protein sequence MRLSALLHVQQLRLPRGYRHGTWRPDTAAARRRNPPGLCRRKIFVEPIAREDWKVFGGDTVQVLTGKDAGKQAMVTQVVRARNWVVVEGLNTHYRYINPTXQYPGTYIASEAPLLLNQISLVDPEDRKPTEVEWRYTEEGERVRVSLRSGRIIPLAPGGQRWDGIVPEQWIDGPKDTSEDDALKKTYVPSLKTFEEEIMDAMGIVETRRAKKSYWY, from the exons ATGCGCCTCTCGGCTCTGCTGCACGTGCAGCAGCTGCGGCTGCCCCGTGGTTACCGGCACGGCACGTGGCGCCCAGACaccgccgctgcccggcgccgCAACCCCCCGGGGCTGTGCCGCCGCAAGATCTTTGTGGAACCCATCGCCAGGGAAGACTGGAAAGTG TTCGGGGGTGACACA gTCCAGGTCCTGACTGGGAAGGATGCGGGGAAGCAGGCAATGGTCACGCAGGTTGTGCGAGCCCGCAACTGGGTTGTGGTGGAAGGGCTGAACACG CACTACCGCTACATCAACCCAA GCCAATATCCCGGGACCTACATCGCCAGCGAGGCACCGCTGCTGCTCAACCAGATCTCGCTGGTGGACCCCGAGGACCG GAAGCCGACTGAGGTGGAATGGCGCTACACAGAGGAGGGCGAGCGGGTTCGCGTCTCCCTGCGCAGCGGTCGGATCATCCCCCTTGCCCCTGGCGGGCAGCGCTGGGACGGCATCGTCCCCGAGCAGTGGATCG ACGGCCCGAAGGACACGTCAGAGGATGATGCGCTGAAAAAGACGTACGTGCCATCGTTGAAGACCTTTGAGGAGGAGATCATGGACGCCATGGGGATTGTGGAGACACGCAGGGCCAAGAAATCCTACTGGTATTAA
- the METTL25B gene encoding LOW QUALITY PROTEIN: methyltransferase-like protein 25B (The sequence of the model RefSeq protein was modified relative to this genomic sequence to represent the inferred CDS: inserted 3 bases in 2 codons; deleted 7 bases in 5 codons) yields the protein MAAPSPSLQREQQHAADIIRLLTLYRPLLDAYVIDFFVEGLWAQLPPPWQAALATAAPQQLAGLLGGRGGPGATWPLSLLAFAAAARALAFPRGQSGGLPAPPCQSARLHPLLRRHVKPKKQHEIRRLGKLLQRLSQATSCDRVVDVGAGQGHLSRFLAFGLGLSVTAVEGDGRLAGMAERFDRELLRELGKRGVLGXTRGPPSAAKPPPAAPPPPLIPQGPRHVAGRLDPGAPWGEFLLPPNPPGPGPPPGTPWGGQGVPRGGQRVLVTGLHACGDLSPALLRHFACSPAVAAIASVACCYMKLSTPPQPPVAPXGYPLSSWVATLPGHELSYRAREAACHALEEYAGRLRRQSRSLRAHCYRAILETLIRAAHPGMKHPGVQTVKKAHALSFPQYARLGLPRVGLDPATIPLETEAVEAMLEQQHKVVAFFSLTLLLAPLVETLILLDRLLYLREQGFQCALVPLFNPRFSPRNLVLVAARIPLGTVLAGLDEDSSDDEDTGGAEPPSP from the exons AtggccgccccctcccccagcctgcagcgggagcagcagcATGCGGCCGACATCATCCGCCTCCTGACGCTCTACCGGCCGCTGCTCGACGCTTACGTCATC gACTTCTTTGTCGAGGGGCTGTGGGCGCAGCTCCCCCCGCCCTGGCAGGCCGCCCTGGccaccgcagccccccagcagctaGCTGGGCTcctggggggccggggggggccgggggctaCCTGGCCCCTCTCCCTGCTAGCCttcgccgccgccgcccgcgccctcGCCTTCCCCCGCGGCCAGTCG GGGgggctccccgcgcccccctGCCAGAGCGCCCGCCTGCACCCCCTGCTCCGCCGCCACGTCAAGCCCAAGAAGCAGCACGAGATCCGGCGCCTGGGGAAG ctcctgcagcgGCTGAGCCAGGCCACCAGCTGCGACCGT GTGGTGGATGTCGGAGCGGGGCAG GGCCACCTCTCCCGGTTCCTGGCCTTCGGCCTCGGCTTATCCGTCACCGCGGTGGAGGGTGACGGCCGCCTGGCCGGGATGGCGGAGCGCTTTGACCGTGAGCTGCTGCGGGagctggggaaaaggggggTGCTGGG AACGAGGggcccccccagtgctgccaaaCCCCCACCCGCcgcccccccacctcccctcaTCCCCCAGGGTCCACGCCACGTGGCCGGCCGCCTGGACCCAGGGGCTCCCTGGGGGGAATTCCTGCtaccccccaaccccccaggGCCTGGCCCGCCGCCAGGAACCCCCTGGGGGGGCCAGGGGGTGCCGAGGGGGGGGCAACGGGTGCTGGTGACGGGGCTGCACGCCTGTGGGGACCTCAGCCCGGCCCTGCTTCGCCACTTCGCCTGCAGCCCCGCCGTGGCCGCCATCGCTTCGGTAGCCTGTTGCTACATGAAGCTGTCcaccccgccgcagcccccggtTGCCC CTGGCTACCCGCTGAGCTCTTGGGTAGCCACATTACCGGGCCACGAGCTCTCCTACCGGGCGCGG GAAGCCGCCTGCCATGCGCTGGAGGAGTACGCGGGGCGGTTGCGCCGGCAGAGCCGCTCCCTACGCGCCCACTGCTACCGCGCCATCCTCGAGACCCTCATCCGAGCGGCCCACCCCGGCATGAAGCACCCAGGGGTGCAGACGGTGAAGAAGGCGCATGCCCTCAGCTTCCCCCA GTACGCtcgcctggggctgccccgcgTG GGGTTGGATCCGGCCACCATCCCGCTGGAGACGGAGGCG GTGgaggccatgctggagcagcagcacaaggtgGTGGCTTTCTTCAGcctcaccctgctgctggctccgCTGGTGGAGACCCTCATCCTCCTCGATCGCCTGCTCTACCTGCGGGAGCAAG GTTTCCAGTGCGCCCTCGTGCCCCTCTTCAACCCCCGGTTCTCCCCGCGTAACCTGGTGCTGGTGGCCGCGCGGATCCCCCTGGGCACGGTGCTGGCGGGCCTAGATGAGGACAGCAGTGACGACGAGGACACggggggggcagagccccccagcccctga
- the ISG20L2 gene encoding LOW QUALITY PROTEIN: interferon-stimulated 20 kDa exonuclease-like 2 (The sequence of the model RefSeq protein was modified relative to this genomic sequence to represent the inferred CDS: inserted 3 bases in 2 codons), translating to MTDLLLNVDFXPPVSAPGRKEPGNPKHRQFLRRRRVLEQRGVLKQKQLPVVQPPAGRGSLKKPGRRGKGLGAAGGHQEKRNPQPKPCRKANGATSVTRPSAATQNSSASSNRTGLPLKIKAKPRGTAKSKRSPPAFPPQPPKLVAIDCEMVGTGPGGRTSDLARCSIVGYNGDVMYDQYIRPVAPIVDYRTRWSGIRRHHMANAVPFSKAQREILRILAGKIVVGHAVSNDFKALKYFHPKALTRDTSRIPLLXRKGGFPENVSISLKRLTKQLLHKDIQVGKTGHCSVEDARATMELYKVVEAEWEQHLMLNPEQD from the exons ATGACGGATTTGCTCCTCAACGTGGACTT ACCCCCTGTGAGCGCCCCCGGCAGGAAGGAGCCCGGTAACCCCAAGCACCGGCAGTtcctgcggcggcggcgggtgcTGGAGCAGCGGGGTGtgctgaagcagaagcagctgccgGTGGTCCAGCCGCCAGCAGGGAGAGGCTCCCTGAAGAAGCCAGGTCggagggggaaggggctgggggcagccgggggaCACCAGGAGAAACGGAACCCCCAGCCCAAGCCGTGCCGCAAAGCCAACGGTGCCACATCTGTCACCCGGCCCAGTGCGGCCACGCAGAATAGCTCCGCCAGCTCCAACAGGACAGGGCTTCCCTTGAAAATCAAGGCGAAGCCCCGTGGGACGGCGAAGAGCAAGCGAAGcccccctgccttccccccgcagccccccaaACTGGTGGCCATAGACTGTGAGATGGTGGGCACAGGGCCTGGCGGGCGCACCAGCGACCTGGCGCGCTGTAGCATCGTTGGCTACAACGGCGACGTCATGTACGACCAGTACATCCGTCCCGTCGCCCCCATCGTGGATTATCGCACCCGCTGGAGCGGCATCCGCCGGCACCACATGGCCAACGCCGTCCCCTTCAGCAAGGCCCAGCGAGAG ATCTTGCGCATCCTCGCTGGGAAGATCGTGGTCGGCCACGCCGTCTCCAACGACTTCAAGGCGCTCAAGTACTTCCACCCGAAGGCGCTCACCCGGGACACGTCCCGGATCCCCCTGC ACCGTAAGGGCGGCTTCCCTGAGAACGTCTCCATCTCCCTGAAGCGCCTCACCAAGCAGCTGCTCCACAAGGATATCCAG GTCGGGAAAACCGGCCACTGCTCGGTGGAGGACGCCCGGGCCACCATGGAGCTCTACAAGGTGGTGGAGGCAGAGTGGGAGCAACACCTGATGCTGAACCCCGAGCAGGACTGA
- the LOC101916589 gene encoding LOW QUALITY PROTEIN: dnaJ homolog subfamily A member 1-like (The sequence of the model RefSeq protein was modified relative to this genomic sequence to represent the inferred CDS: deleted 1 base in 1 codon) → MVKETGYYDLLGVRPGASLDEIKRAYRRLALRYHPDKNPSEGERFKQISQAYEVLSDAHKRALYDRGGERAMKEGGLGSRGGSSGFGSPMDIFDLFFGGGVRMRGRADRRGKTVVHQLSVSLEDLYNGTTRKLSLQKNIICRKCGGCGVREGAQRRCPKCHGSGMEVRIHQLGPSMIQQIQTMCSQCQGQGEWIRPRDCCLTCNGRKVVREKKILSVHLDKGMKDGQKITFHEEGDQVPGLELGDIIIVLDQKEHPVFRRSGDDLIVKREISLADALCGCRQVIRTLDNRTLLVSSQPGDVIRPGDLKCVPNEGMPVYRSPFQKGKLIVQFQVKFPEPGWLPTDRLRQLQAFFPPQEEVMATEDTEEVELSDYTSHSGPGRRPYTGEAYHEDDFEDGMRQHVQCQTS, encoded by the exons ATGGTGAAGGAGACGGGATACTACGACCTGCTGGGCGTGCGGCCGGGAGCCAGCCTGGATGAGATCAAGCGGGCGTACCGGCGCCTGGCGCTGCGCTACCACCCCGACAAGAACCCCAGTGAGGGCGAGCGG ttCAAGCAGATCTCCCAAGCCTATGAGGTGCTATCGGACGCCCACAAACGGGCACTCTACGACCGCGGCGGGGAGCGAGCCATGAAGGAGGGCGGCCTGGGGAGCCGAGGAGGGAGCAGCGGATTCGGCTCCCCGATGGACATCTTTGACCTCTTTTTTGGCGGAGGAGTGCGGATGCGTGGCCGGGCGGACAGGCGAG GGAAGACGGTGGTGCACCAGCTCTCGGTGTCGCTGGAGGACCTCTACAACGGCACCACGCGCAAGCTCTCCCTGCAGAAGAACATCATCTGTAGGAAGTGCGGAG GCTGCGGGGTGCGGGAAGGGGCGCAGAGGAGGTGCCCCAAGTGCCACGGCTCGGGCATGGAGGTCCGCATCCACCAGCTGGGCCCCAGCATGATCCAACAGATCCAGACGATGTGTTCCCAGTGCCAGGGCCAGGGCGAGTGGATCCGGCCTCGGGACTGCTGCCTCACCTGCAACGGCCGCAAGGTCGTGCGGGAGAAGAAGATCCTCAGCGTTCACCTGGATAAAG GCATGAAGGACGGGCAGAAGATCACCTTCCATGAGGAAGGAGACCAGGTTCCCGGCTTGGAG CTGGGGGACATCATCATCGTCCTGGATCAGAAGGAACACCCTGTTTTCAGACGCAGCGGTGACGACCTCATCGTCAAGAGGGAGATCAGCCTGGCAGACGCCCTGTGCGGCTGCCGACAGGTCATCCGCACGCTGGACAACCGGACCTTGCTCGTCTCCTCCCAgccag GTGACGTTATCCGACCTGGGGACCTGAAGTGTGTCCCCAACGAGGGGATGCCTGTCTACAGGAGCCCTTTCCAGAAGGGAAAACTCATCGTGCAATTCCAG GTGAAGTTCCCCGAGCCCGGCTGGCTGCCCACCGACCGCCTGCGCCAGCTCCAGGCCTTCTTCCCCCCCCAGGAGGAGGTGATGGCCACGGAGGACACGGAGGAGGTTGAGCTCAGTGACTACACATCCCACAGCGGCCCGGGCCGGCGGCCCTACACCGGCGAAGCCTACCACGAAGACGACTTCGAGGACGGCATGCGCCAACACGTCCAGTGTCAGACCTCATAG
- the NES gene encoding nestin, which translates to MLSTESFAGARALGEESLQMWDLNKRLEAYLARVKFLEEENEVLRAEIQSAKGSPAGDSWRAKYEEELRTLRDALDHAFREKCTAELARDNLYEEVQQVKSRCQKEQAAREEAKKQLSLSRKELEEERRAQIWLKERAVQLEKEVEALLEVHEEEKAGLDQEIANFSQSLETFRCAPVAFQPVEVEDYSKRLSEIWKGAVETYKTEVSQLEGSLCQAKENLWKAVEDNQQSQLQLQHLEKDLAGLKARKEMLEESLARQWQEQRGEAEKFQLAMEALEQEKQTLRVQIAQVLEDRQQLMHLKMSLSLEVATYRTLLEAESTRLQMPAGEYKLANGLRDLKLEVGSSSKLAPVSIEARRLLPWDHHASPSIFPRAEGRGPTAKAQSDPLTPKSQSPGARELQKISSVLHATAPPAASMAREPGGPSCPTPSPSQPGKAAPPLSPEPPSPVPPEPGSPGGEGPAWPGGARGEMGQGKEHPLPGAMVETHDASVEPPGAAAPPSLQFPAQLVSEALEDALKEMKDDAQPKEEPTLSATWAPRATHAPSPIPPIDACKGAVTEGVREEQDPSEGAWDDEAPEAEERAGEAVLQGLAVESRTLRDGATSPPGPHPCGTAACLSAAVSREEMGAWEEEMPTALSPREPETVAHEEAMSGPGQMGTSWEERERGEDEAEAPSMEASHLSEDEKERGPHSPRGEEGDFQDERMDAQEGESPQREAEAAQAVLMESHPVLPTESHLEEDLVDGEQEKFEYREIPVCEMDLAAEEERGLEMHPGQETCPEQEPSSIPEAIPAEEALLGAEENAVEREDPGRAKDGEGEKGKAGGEPLGGEDPWAGEAVGPETLGQESGAQEEPRDLQENGFAGEVQEQEPELEPGEEPWGGEGDGNGQKAHAEDWEVTAEDTEGTLGTEEPAWADDTPTSAGGLESEERDGTSPAELEETQEDDEEDAESQGMSQQQPPPEAEPAPELARAEQDGTAGQPAQAPADAPWHGDSREATEAPEEPWEVQDEDADDELGSEPGQPESSSTGLVALQPVPGTSRESSELAEEDAERSEELDPASGMGRRMELEATLPDSTPLDLSEGEMLAAGAPSQNPAETEEPTEAAPASGTAPEEEGWLERRDKPPTPTMPESQEEEAGTEAAPAAEGVEEEEGYFMVSAPNQEVSSSEEAEISEDFEEIKVEATEASKDELEAPGEASPVPEDEGHFEAFVGEAEEDLKMPTEEPEMPKDEDEDDAGGFTAELEEDPAVLEADPGSPGAAGQLAGGTDEPAQGATGTGAGEGPARLEGLAAESDEEIPLALESDAGSTKMLPGCNLGLVGQEEEEEEEEEEEEEEEEEDPGTAPHDTAVPIPPALQTPTMPVSLQPDQAEQTSDEQPPAEEEALEGDNPSPAGDEEPPEADPPRPGSPPEQGGFPEMIKESLSAADLSAKVSADVMKDSDILEIVEQALEFNQELVMGVRAAEGGQRDPGGTELPRDTGEDSSPASSSEEEPTVQEAPADAAMATEGPVRAENGLHREASLEDLTEFTEEVLNGITDAPPAQEFPTETADPTAVMPLQPSAPGDVTPATKLADATPRGKHGGADTGPVPSALGGDVLCLAPDQPPACRLRAEQEPWSSGDE; encoded by the exons ATGCTGAGCACGGAAAGTTTCGCTGGGGCGAGAGCCCTGGGCGAGGAATCACTGCAGATGTGGGACCTCAACAAGCGGCTGGAGGCCTACCTGGCCCGCGTGAAGTTCCTGGAGGAGGAGAACGAGGTGCTGCGAGCCGAAATCCAGAGTGCCAAGGGCAGCCCCGCGGGGGACTCGTGGAGGGCGAAGTATGAAGAGGAGCTGCGGACCCTGCGGGATGCGCTGGATCATGCCTTCAGGGAGAAGTGCACAGCCGAGCTGGCCAGGGACAACCTTTACGAGGAGGTCCAGCAGGTGAAAAGCAGGTGCCAGAAGGAGCAGGCGGCCCGAGAAGAAGCCAAGAAGCAGCTATCCCtgagcaggaaggagctggaggaggagaggcGAGCGCAGATCTGGCTGAAGGAGAGAGCCgtgcagctggagaaggaggtggAAGCCTTGCTGGAGGTGCACGAGGAGGAGAAAGCGGGGCTGGACCAGGAGATCGCAAACTTCTCGCAGAGCCTGGAGACCTTCCGCTGCGCGCCGGTGGCTTTCCAGCCAGTGGAGGTGGAGGACTACTCCAAGAGGCTCTCGGAGATCTGGAAAGGGGCGGTGGAGACCTACAAGACAGAGGTGTCACAGCTGGAGGGTTCCCTCTGCCAGGCCAAGGAGAACCTCTGGAAGGCTGTGGAGGACaaccagcagagccagctgcagctccagcacctggagaaGGACCTGGCGGGGCTCAAAGCACGGAAGGAGATGCTGGAGGAGAGCCTGGCCCGGCAGTGGCAGGAGCAGCGCGGGGAGGCAGAGAAATTTCAG CTGGCAATGGAGGccctggagcaggagaagcagaCCCTGCGGGTGCAGATCGCCCAGGTGCTGGaggacaggcagcagctcaTGCACCTCAAGATGTCCCTCAGCCTGGAAGTGGCGACCTACAG GACGCTGCTGGAAGCGGAGAGCACCCGCTTGCAAATGCCAGCTGGGGAATACAAGCTGGCCAACGGCTTGCGAG ATCTCAAGCtggaggtgggcagcagcagcaagctggcACCGGTGAGCATCGAGGCCAGgcggctgctgccctgggaccACCATGCCAGCCCCTCCATcttccccagggcagaggggagggggcCGACAGCAAAAGCCCAAAGTGACCCCCTGACACCCAAAAGCCAGAGCCCCGGTGCCAGGGAGCTCCAGAAAATCAGCTCAGTCCTCCATGCCACGGCACCACCGGCTGCCAGCATGGCCAGGGAGCCGGGTGGTCCCAGCTGCCCCACGCCGAGCCCCTCACAGCCTGGCAAAGCTGCCCCTCCTCTCTCCCCGGaaccccccagccctgtgccgcCAGAGCCAGGGAGCCCAGGGGGAGAGGGTCCCGCCTGGCCGGGGGGAGCCAGGGGTGAGATGGGCCAAGGGAAGGAGCATCCTCTGCCTGGAGCCATGGTGGAGACCCACGATGCCAGCGTCGAGCCCCcgggagcagcagccccccccagcctgcagttcccagcccagctggtcaGCGAGGCGCTGGAGGATGCTCTCAAGGAAATGAAAGACGATGCTCAGCCCAAAGAAGAGCCCACGCTCAGCGCCACATGGGCCCCCCGCGCCACCCATGCCCCTAGCCCCATTCCCCCCATCGATGCCTGCAAAGGGGCTGTCACAGAGGGGGTCAGGGAAGAGCAAGACCCCTCCGAGGGTGCCTGGGATGACGAAGCCCCCGAAGCagaggagagggctggggaagcCGTGCTCCAGGGGCTGGCTGTGGAGAGCAGAACCCTGCGGGATGGAGCCACGTCCCCACCAGGACCACATCCCTGTGGCACAGCTGCTTGCCTAAGCGCTGCGGTGAGCCGGGAAGAGATGGGAGCATGGGAGGAGGAGATGCCCACTGCACTGAGCCCGAGGGAACCCGAGACAGTGGCCCACGAAGAGGCCATGAGTGGCCCTGGACAGATGGGGACCAGCTGGGAAGAGCGAGAGAGAGGGGAGGATGAGGCAGAGGCCCCAAGCATGGAGGCATCGCACCTCTCGGAGGATGAGAAGGAGAGGGGACCCCACAGCCCCCGCGGGGAGGAAGGTGATTTCCAGGATGAAAGAATGGATGCACAAGAAGGCGAGTCCCCCCAAAGGGAAGCTGAAGCTGCTCAAGCTGTCCTCATGGAAAGCCACCCAGTTTTGCCCACGGAAAGTCACCTGGAAGAGGACCTTGTTGATGGAGAGCAGGAGAAGTTTGAATATCGGGAAATACCCGTGTGCGAGATGGAtctggctgcagaggaggaaagggggcTGGAAATGCACCCAGGGCAGGAGACGTGCCCAGAGCAGGAGCCCTCGAGCATCCCTGAGGCCATCCCAGCAGAAGAGGCTTTATTGGGGgctgaagaaaatgctgtggaGAGGGAGGACCCAGGCAGAGCTAAAGATGgtgagggagaaaagggaaaggccGGTGGGGAGCCGCTGGGAGGAGAAGACCCCTGGGCAGGGGAGGCTGTGGGACCCGAAACCCTGGGACAGGAGAGTGGAGCCCAGGAGGAGCCCAGGGACCTGCAGGAAAATGGCTTTGCAGGAgaggtgcaggagcaggagccGGAGCTGGAGCCAGGAGAGGAGCCCTGGGGCGGGGAGGGTGATGGCAACGGCCAAAAAGCCCATGCGGAGGACTGGGAGGTGACAGCAGAGGACACAGAGGGGACTCTAGGGACAGAAGAGCCAGCCTGGGCAGATGACACCCCGACAAgtgcaggagggctggagaGTGAAGAGAGAGATGGCACGTcgccagcagagctggaggaaacCCAGGAAGATGATGAAGAAGATGCTGAGAGCCAGGGgatgagccagcagcagccgccgccggAGGCTGagccagccccagagctggcaAGGGCTGAGCAGGATGGGACCGCGGGGCAGCCTGCCCAGGCACCCGCAGATGCCCCCTGGCACGGGGACAGCCGGGAGGCAACCGAAGCTCCGGAGGAGCCATGGGAGGTGCAGGATGAAGATGCTGATGATGAGCTCGGCTCAGAGCCGGGAcagccagagagcagcagcaccggCCTTGTGGCACTTCAGCCGGTGCCAGGTaccagcagggagagcagcgAGTTGGCGGAGGAGGATGCTGAGCGCTCGGAAGAGCTGGACCCAGCATCTGGGATGGGCAGGAGGATGGAGCTGGAGGCCACGCTGCCCGACAGCACGCCCTTGGACCTCTCCGAAGGGGAGATGCTGGCCGCGGGCGCACCCAGCCAAAACCCTGCGGAGACTGAGGAGCCCACAgaggcagcccctgcctctGGAACAGCTCCGGAGGaggaagggtggctggaaaggaGGGACAAGCCACCAACTCCCACCATGCCTGAgagccaggaggaggaggcagggacagAGGCAGCCCCTGCGGCAGAGGGTgttgaggaggaggaaggttaTTTCATGGTCTCTGCTCCCAACCAAGAGGTGTCCAGCTCGGAGGAGGCTGAGATCTCCGAGGACTTTGAAGAAATCAAAGTTGAAGCAACCGAAGCCAGCAAAGATGAGCTGGAAGCTCCGGGAGAAGCATCTCCGGTGCCAGAGGATGAAGGGCACTTCGAGGCGTTTGTTGGTGAAGCAGAGGAAGACCTGAAGATGCCCACAGAAGAACCTGAGATGCCaaaggatgaggatgaggatgatgCTGGAGGTTTTACTGCTGAGCTGGAGGAAGACCCGGCTGTGCTTGAAGCAGATCCCGGCTCccccggggctgcagggcaatTAGCAGGTGGCACTGATGAGCCAGCCCAGGGTGCCACGGGCACCGGCGCGGGTGAGGGACCGGCACGCTTGGAGGGTTTGGCTGCTGAATCGGACGAGGAGATTCCGCTCGCTCTGGAGAGCGATGCCGGCAGCACCAAAATGCTCCCTGGCTGCAacctggggctggtggggcaggaggaggaggaggaggaggaggaggaggaggaggaggaggaggaggaggaggacccCGGCACAGCTCCCCATGACACGGCTGTGCCCATCCCCCCAGCACTCCAGACCCCCACAATGCCCGTTTCTTTGCAGCCTGACCAAGCAGAGCAGACATCGGATGAGCAGCCACCTGCGGAGGAGGAAGCACTGGAGGGTGACAACCCTTCCCCAGCCGGGGATGAGGAGCCCCCCGAAGCCGACCCACCTCGGCCGGGCTCCCCACCGGAGCAGGGAGGTTTTCCAGAGATGATTAAAGAAAGCCTGAGCGCGGCTGATCTCTCTGCAAAGGTGTCGGCAGACGTCATGAAAGACTCGGATATATTGGAAATAGTCGAGCAAGCCCTGGAGTTCAACCAGGAGCTGGTGATGGGAGTGAGGGCGGCTGAGGGTGGGCAACGGGATCCCGGCGGGACTGAGCTCCCCCGGGACACTGGGGAAGACTCCTCGCCTGCCTCGTCCAGTGAGGAGGAGCCGACGGTGCAGGAGGCACCGGCAGATGCGGCAATGGCAACAGAGGGTCCGGTTCGGGCTGAGAACGGGCTGCACCGGGAGGCCAGCCTGGAGGATCTGACTGAATTCACCGAGGAGGTGCTGAACGGCATCACCGATGCCCCACCGGCACAGGAGTTCCCCACCGAGACCGCAGACCCCACCGCGGTGATGCCACTACAGCCCTCAGCTCCTGGAGATGTCACCCCCGCCACCAAGCTGGCCGATGCCACCCCGCGTGGCAAGCACGGCGGAGCCGACACCGGCCCCGTACCGTCCGCTTTGGGGGGGGACGTCTTGTGCCTTGCACCCGACCAGCCGCCAGCGTGCCGGCTGAGAGCTGAGCAGGAGCCCTGGTCCTCAGGGGACGAGTGA